A single Phragmites australis chromosome 4, lpPhrAust1.1, whole genome shotgun sequence DNA region contains:
- the LOC133914443 gene encoding cyclin-D5-3-like, whose amino-acid sequence MGDAAAASTSAPATPTSILICREDGNDLFPDTDDRAGDGGDADFFVAATDRLLLVDQDDEYVAVLLSKESASAGGGARAEEMEEWMKAVRSGCVRWIIKTTGMLRFSGKTAYVAVTYLDRFLAQRQVDRGKEWALQLLAVACLSLAIKLEEHHAPRLSEFRLDAYEFDSASILRMELLVLGTLQWQMITVTPFTYISCFVARFWHEDRRAIILRAVECIFAAIKAMSSLEYQPSTIAAASILVASNKETSAANLDELKAILGSSWPQLDTGHVYSCYSVMILEDKSSMHSTEVASSGVSVAAHFGSPDTSVGANNAAGTASPAAPDNKRRRLLSPQRQ is encoded by the exons ATGggggacgccgccgccgcctccacctcagCTCCCGCCACGCCGACCTCCATCCTCATCTGCCGGGAGGACGGCAACGACCTTTTCCCCGATACCGACGACCGTGCTGGAGACGGCGGCGACGCGGACTTCTTCGTTGCTGCCACCGACCGTCTGCTGCTGGTTGACCAGGACGACGAGTATGTCGCGGTGCTCCTGTCCAAGGAGAGCGCttccgccggcggcggcgctcgggcGGAGGAAATGGAGGAGTGGATGAAGGCCGTGCGCTCCGGGTGCGTCCGCTGGATCATCAAG ACCACCGGGATGCTCCGGTTCAGCGGGAAGACCGCGTACGTCGCGGTGACTTACCTCGATCGGTTCTTGGCGCAACGGCAAGTCGAT AGGGGGAAAGAGTGGGCCTTGCAGCTGCTCGCGGTAGCGTGCCTGTCGCTGGCGATAAAGTTGGAGGAGCACCACGCGCCGCGGCTGTCGGAGTTCCGGCTGGACGCGTACGAGTTCGACAGCGCGTCCATCCTGCGGATGGAGCTCCTCGTCCTGGGCACGCTCCAGTGGCAGATGATCACCGTCACCCCGTTCACCTACATCAGCTGCTTCGTGGCGCGGTTCTGGCATGAAGACCGCAGGGCGATCATCCTGCGCGCCGTGGAGTGCATCTTCGCCGCGATCAAAG CGATGAGCTCGTTGGAGTACCAACCATCCACCATTGCTGCAGCATCCATCCTCGTCGCGAGCAACAAGGAGACATCCGCCGCCAATCTCGACGAGCTCAAGGCGATCTTGGGCTCATCATGGCCGCAATTAGACACC GGGCATGTGTACTCCTGCTACAGTGTGATGATTCTGGAGGACAAGTCCTCCATGCACTCGACGGAGGTGGCGTCCTCGGGTGTCTCTGTCGCCGCACACTTCGGGAGCCCGGACACCTCCGTGGGCGCCAATAATGCCGCTGGCACTGCCTCGCCGGCAGCCCCGGACAATAAGAGGAGAAGGCTGCTTTCACCTCAGCGCCAGTAG